CATGTCGCTATATCATTGATATcatatgacacttttttttttatcatgtaaaaatTTATACCAGTATTATCATGGACTGTATGATATGGCACACCCCTAGCAGAGGGCAATGAAGTCATGAGTTAAGTCTCACCTGAGCATTTCCAGTTCTTGCATATATCTGTCCATCTGTGCATCTCTATGCCTCATCTCTGCCATGATCTTTTCCTCTTGCTCCCCTGCCCTTCTTCTCTCATCCACCAGAGCCTGAGTGAGCCTGGATAGTTCACCTGATCCAAGTCGATCCAATTCAGACCGCTGCAAGTGCAGCTGTTCCAACTGAGGTGCAATTAACAGATTGCAAATGATATTAGAAGGAGGATGCAAAAACTAAGACATAGgtagtaacactttagtataaggagtaattctcactattaactagttgctttttAGCATGCTTATTGGCTGTTATTGGCTGCTActagtgcttataaagcacatattctgtatgaccatattctacatttcccaacctacccaatacctaaacttaacaactaccttactaactattaataagcagtaaatgaggggtttattgaggaaaaagtcatagttaatggtttgttaatagcaagaattgaaCCTTAATCTAAAATGTGACCACTTAGGTTTCCAATAAATGATCAAGTAATTAATAACATACCATTCTTTCTCTGTCATTTTGCAGTGCTGACAGGGCGTTTTTTAGGCTCCACACTTCTCCTTTGGAGCCACTTGGAGGAGAAGCTGGGTGACCTGTCTGGTTTACCTCATATAAACGAAGACGCAGCTCCTTGGCCTCATTGACAGCCTGATCTCTTGCATCCTGCAGAGAGGCCATGGCTTGACCAAAAGACTGATTCTGAGCTCGAAGCTGAGAGGCTGCTTCCCTCTCCTCCAGAAGCTGCTGCTCCATCATCAACAGGTCCCGCGCCAACTCTGCAACCCTTTCCTCGgctgtttcagcttcagtgcgcaGAACACCTTCCCAGCGCAGCTCCTTCAACTCTTTGCTGTGGACTGCCTGGGTCTCCTTCTCCAATTCCAAGGTCTCCTCCAAGGTGGCTATGTGCTTTCTAGCAGCTTGGAGCTGTTCCCTCAGCTTCACTACCTCGGCCCCCGGTGCATCTTGCTTATCGGCTCTAACAATCCCTTCACTAGCTTGGCTCAAGATCTCCTGCTCCAATGGAGGTATCTTTCCTTGTGCAACATCTTTTATAAGAGCCTGGATTTGGCTCTCGAggtcttctttctctctctccaggaAACTGATGCGCTCTACTTGGGTAGCAAGAATCTGCTTGTGCTGGGAGTCCTTCATAGCAAGAACCTGTTTCAGGTCATTTCTGTAGCCATGAAGTTGGGCAGCCAGTTTGGCATTCTCAGCATTCAGGTCATCCCGCTGTGACAACAAGGCTCGAATCTCCTCCTTTAAACCATTGTTTTCACCTGCAGCCTCTTGGATCAGACTGTCCTTGTCCATCATAACCTGAGAGAACATGAGACCAAGGACCAGTCAGAATTTAAAATGATAGGCTACTTTATGCAAattagtttatatttaaaaaaatataatctatTTAGAGCAACATTACCTGAAGATGTCTTTCCTCTAGCTGCTTGTATTGGCTGAGCACTCGGTCTCTGTCATCCTGCAGGGAGCCCATAGCCTTGGTAAAGGACTCAAGTTGAGCTCTGCTCTGGAAGGTGTCCTCCTCAGCCTTACGAAGCCTTTCTTCTAAACTACGCAACTCCTCTCTCTTCTTCTTCAGCTCTTTCTCTGCCATCTCAGCCCTTACATCTGCATCCTTCCTTGCCTCCTCTACAGCCTAAAAGATGAGAGgagtatatataattttatggtaTTAAATTCCCTACAGTGACATAAATGAATGTGCATGCGATTTTTCCCAaactttattttcagaaaattaagTACCTGTGTCACAGCTTGCTCTTTCTCACCCAGGAGCTCCATCTCCCTCTTCTCCTTCTCATCCAATGCTGCCTGAAGAGTGTCAGTAAGGTTCTTTGAAGATGCCAGGTCTGTTTCCAGTTGCTCCAGCCTCAAGCATAGTCTCCTTTCTTCTGTCTCCCTTTCTTTGATTACTGCACGTGCCTCATTAGCATCACTCTGAAGCTTGTCTACTGCTTCTTCTAAAGCTTTGGTCCGGTGTCGTAGTCCTTCTGCCTCTGTCTCCAGGGTAGTCAGCTGGGAACGAGTCTGGGTCAGGTTGGTCTCTACTAGAGCGAGGTTCTGCTGCAGATCCCCTCTTTCTTTCTCAAGAGCTGCAAAGCTATCATTATGTTTCTTTTCTGCCTCAGACAGCTCTAGCTGTAGGTTCTCTTCCACCTTTTGCATTCTACAAACATACAGAAATGGattatttaaaatttactttaagTAAAATTTCcagaaattgataaaaaaaaatcaaaaatacaaaaaaagaaaacaaaccttTCCAATAAACTCTGCAGCTCCCCTTTTTGGGTGGTCTCCCTCTGGAGTCGCTCAGCAAGGTCTTTAGCACGGGTCTCAGCCTCCCGAACATCAGCCTCCTTTTCTTGTAGCTCGCTATGAAAACGACTCTCCCATTGCTTGGCCTCATCCAGCACTCGATCACGGTCATCCTGCAAGGACGACATGGAGCGAGAAAAAGCAGCCAACCGAGCCAATGCTTCATCCAGACGTGCCTGCATTTTCTGGGAATGCCTGTCTGCGGCCTCGGTAATACTCCTTGCCTCAAGAGTTGCCTCTTCCTCCCTCTCCCGCTCCCGGTAAGACTTCTCCAGTCTTAATTCCATCTGTTTAAGCTCGGCTCCAAGGCGATACCTGACTTCATCCAAGGTATGCTCTGCATCTGCCTTCAGCTCAGCTTCTTTGCGCTGTACCATTTGTTCAGCAGCTATTTTGTCTGCTTGCGCCTGCTTTGCTTCTTCCAGCGCCATGTCCAATTTCCCTTTACACATCGAAAGTTCAGATGCAATACTTGTTCTGTCTTGCATAATCTTTACAATCTCCAAGCGTGCTGCATCCAGTTCTGCACTCACCTCATCTCTCCCCAAAGTCAGTGACTTAACATATTTACCCAGTTCACTTATTCTTTCCTGGTACTCAATGCAGTCTTTCTGTAACTGACGAACTTCCATTTGCTTCTCCCTTAGCAGTTCCTCAAGCTGACGTGTCCTGTTTTGACTACCGTCTTTAAACCTCTGTGCTGACTTCAACTTCTGCTCCAGCTCTCTTTGTTTGCCTGCCTCAGCCTCTGCCTCTGCTCTCTCTCGTTGTGCCTGCCTCATGTCCTCTTCCATCCTGGCTGCCTGGTCCCTCTCACTTGCCACCTCAGCTTCCAGCTCAGCCCGCTCTCTCTCCAGTCTCTCCAATTCCCTCTGCATGTCTGTGAGGCGATAGCGACTGTCAGATGCCTCTTGCTGGTAGCCTGCAATGCTTCCATTGAGCTGAGCCAGCTGGTTCATTAACCGCTCCTCCAGGTCATCTCTTTCAGTCTCTAGGCTGGCGCGAAGTTCTTGCAGTTGGGTCTCTTTCTTATAGAGCTCTTCCTTCTGGAGCCCCTCTCTTTCTGAAGACTCCTGAAGTTGTTGCTTGAAGGAAGCAAGCTCTGCATTGAGCATTGACTCTTGCTTGTTTCTGGATTCCATGTGAACTTCAAGAGCAGCTTCAAGTTCCCTTATCTTATTCTCTGCTGTTTTGAGAGAGGTTTTTAGTTCCTTGAGCCTCTCCTCTGTTTGAGCGGTCATCTCAACATTTGATTGCATCATTTGTTCAAGAGCAGTACCAATGGATTCCAATGGCTCAGTGGGATTGGCCTCTAGGGCAATACTATCACTCTGGTACTCTTGAATTTCAATTAAATCAGGACTTCTCTGCTGTGTGAAAATTTTAACCTCCTTAATGGTTTCCACAGAGCATGTGTCCAGGTTCTCACTGCCCTTTTTGTCAATGTCCTCAGCCAAGCGCAGTCTCAACTCCTCAGCTTCATGCTCCAAAAAGTTATTTTCACCcaaaacaatattataatttgttttcaaggtttcaagctCTTGTTTGACACTCTCAAGATCTTGTTTCAGCTCAGTATCTGTATGTTTGgtcaatttcttctcttcttgcTCCCTGAGCCTTTCATTGTCCTCCTCCAGATCCATTATCTTCTGATGCTTAACCTTGGCAAACTTTCTCATTTTTTCTTTCACAACATCCACCTCCTTCATAGCTTCCTCAGCTAACCTCTCAGCCTCATGTCTGGCTGCCTCATGAGCTCGTGCCTTGGCTGCTAACTCCTGCCTCTCTTGTCGAGCAGCTTCAAGCACTCGTCTCACTCGTTCAGCCTCATCACTTACATTTTCATATGACTTGAGGAGGGATTCATACTCTTCTTTCATGCTTTGCACCTTTTCTTCCAGCTGTCTGCACACCTGTTCGGATTCCTCTTTGGCACTCTCAGCCTGACGTTTACATGCAtccttctcattcaaaacaccCTCCATGACAAGTTTAAGGCTCTCACATGAGGCATGCAGACTCTGGTTTTCCAACAAAGTTCGATCCACCTCTTCAATTAACTTCTCCCTCTCTTCTCTTGACTTGTTCAGCTCCACCTCTATTAACTCCAGTTTCTGTTGTAGCTCTAATTTGATCTTCTCAGCAGCAGTCTGTTCCTCCTTTAACAGCTGTTTCTGTTTGAGCGCCTCCTTACGTGATACAAGAGCAGCCTGCAGTTTGCGTTGAAGCTGTTGGAGTTTGGCACTATTATCCTTCTCTTCTTCATCACGTTGTGGCATTTCTGCTTCCAGTTTTTTAACCTCATCTTGCTCTGCTTTAAGCCCTTCTTGTAGGGAAGCAATCAGCTGATCTTTCTCCAGTACCGTTTCCTGCATCTTAAGTAAAAGTGAACTTTGTTCGCTAAGCTGTTGGCTTAAATCAACAATCTCATCATTCTTATGTTTAAGAAACTGTTTAAATTCTTCCACTTCTGACTGAAGTGCTTTGACTGGGGACTCAGCATCTGAGATGCTTCTTTTAGCTGCTTCCCAAGCCTCATCCACCTCCACTTTCAGCTTCTCTGCATTAGCTTCGGCTCTCTGACATTTCTCCCTAAGAGCCTCCATTTCATCAGTGAGGGCATCAATCTGCCCCTCCTTTTCTCTCAAGACTTCAAGTTCTTTGCAAAGCTCTTTGAATTTGCTATCAGTGAGTGATTGAGAGGATTGGCTCTCTTGTAGGCGCACCTCCAATTCTGCACGAGCAGCTTGCTCAACTCTTAATTCCTCCTGGAGACCATTTATAATGTCCCCATGATCTTTAACCACAGGCTGTTGAGATTGCTCACCAGGTTTATGTTGTTGTGTCTTAGTCTCAGCTGAAGTAAAATCCACCCAATCATTTGTCTCTGGTTTCTCCAGATTTTGTGTAGCAGACCCAACATTCTCCTCCACATTCACACTGTTAACTTTATCTGTATCATTCTTTGATTGTAGCAGCCCCTCAAGCTCCACAATACGATTCAACAacccatttttttctctcttttcagttTGGAGGCGTTCAAAAAGGTCACTGTACTCCTCTTTCTGTTGTTTCATCTGCTCAAAATGATGGCGATCATTCTCTTGAGCTTTTACAACAGTGTCCTCATGAGCATCAGTAGATTCCTGAAGCtttttatgcaatatttcaaTGTCAGATTCCATAGACGCTATCTGTGAAAGAAGCCTATTTCTGTCCTCAGCCATCTGTGACATTTGTTGCTCATTTAGTTGTACATACCGCTCAGTCAAATGTTCTATTTCTGCACGTGACTCAGTCAATGCTTGATCTTGCTTACAGATTTTTTGTTTCAGACTTGTCAAGGTCTCTTCTTTTATATTTAAGTCATCTCTGGTCTCTTGCAACAAAACATAAAGTCTCtggatttctctctctttttccttaatttcattttttaactGAAGAGTTATTTCCTCAGTACCATCTCTTTCCTTTTCTTCCTTAATCTCAGCCTCCTTCTCAAAGTCTGCAACTTTTTTTATCAATTCTTTCCGCTGTATCAGAGCTGCCTGCAGCTTTCTCTTGACCTGTTCTCCATTTTTCTTTAAGGCAGCCATTTGAGTATTTAAGTCATCATTTTCCTTTCGTAAAGCAACAAGCTCCTCACATTCTGATGTTTTATCCTCTAGGATTTTCTGCTGGTAATCTCTGACAATCTCAAGTTCATGTACTTGCTCTTTTAGCTTTTTGACTTCACTGGACATTGTAAACCTTTCCTCACCAGCCTGGAGTAGTTTGGCAGTCATGCTTTCATTGAGTTCCATCatctcctggtctttctgtgagAGACACTTTTGTAGACCTTCCAGGTCAGTAGTCCGGTCAATGAGAGCAGCTTTTGCTATATCAGCCTGGTGAGAAACCTGGACTAACCTGCCCTCCATATCCACAAGCTTCTGTTCCAGTTCGGAGGAAGTGAGCTCTCTGTCCTCTAGTTGAGCAGCAAGCATTCTAGCTTGTCCTTCTTGATCAACACGTCTTTGATGGACTTCATCAAGGCTTGCCTGTAAGGCTTTCATCTTATCATCTATAGAGAAAGCCTCTTCCTGCAAGTTTTCAAACTGCTCTGCAACATTTTGCCTATCTATTTTTTCTCGCTCAAACAATGCCTTAACTTCGATCAGCTCTTTCTCATATATATGTGCCTTGCACTGAACCTCATTTTTGGAATCTGTGAGAGACTTAAGTTCTTCCTCGAGCTGGAATACTCTCTCCTGTGATTGTAAAGCTGTGTCTTTAAACTGCTGAAGCTCTCCCAGAAGTTCACTATATCTTTTCTGAATCTCAACTGCTAAGACCTGTGCAAAAGCCTGACCGGTGTTTGAATCTGTATTTAGCAGGCTTCCCTCCTGTTGACCAAGACGTATCTGTACAGTTTCACGGATAACTAAAGATGGTGATTCAATATCAACTAAGCAGCTAGTTGATGCAACATGCTTTTCGCGGGTCTCTTCCCAAGATTGTGTCGATAAGCGTAATGAGGCAAAGTCCTGAATTTGGGGCGCCCACTCTTGAGTCCCATCTTGGTTGACTGCCTCCAGAAGAGTCCAGCTACTATGAGCCACCTCTGAGTCACTGCTTGTCACCATCTCATCTGAGGAGGTACCCTTTGATTCTCCAGGAGACACAGGCTGGGGTGCTATAACCTCAGGACTACTCTCATTGCCAGCAGAAACAGACAGAACCGATGTGTCAACTGCCACAAGtgtcatctcttcctcttttgtGCCCTCAAGAACCTCAGATAGAGCTGTAGAGTTGTCATGCAAACAAGCAATGTCCTCTCTGCTTTGGCTGTCAGCACGTTCCTCCTCTGAAGTAGTTTTGCCTGTAGTGAGTGACAGTTTTTCTTTGAGATCAAAGAGTTCCTTTTCTCTGTCTGCAagctgctgctcaagaaacagtacCCGATCAGACTGAAATTTGTATTCTGAACTATGTGCATCTCCACTGTTATCTGTGGGTAGCAtttgtgagaagaaaaaaataattatgagataaccctgtgaaaatcatcaaataacaaaaaattaaacaGGCAA
The DNA window shown above is from Carassius carassius chromosome 26, fCarCar2.1, whole genome shotgun sequence and carries:
- the LOC132105873 gene encoding golgin subfamily B member 1-like isoform X4 — its product is MFSRLTQGVSSVLQELSGEDRSDGDFQQDGPVPQPRPDAEASLEDTEGSEEVLERLAQTEQLVVQLKELIREKDGQLASTEKKLKEEKEQAEVKFTKLKLQAKAKTAALNKQLNELKGKEALNSSQNSESSFQMAPEMEEELQQLKEKLSQAESANKSLQHQLWEAEQRVREEGHAEQVRILQTVVREKDVRFQEQILKHEQELLNLTQVSNDLDLQQALRVSQQRIEELEESLRSRSEVLEMLQQELNSADQQKQILTAQFRQMELELAEARRLREEERQQWAMRAEEELQALRARLEASGNEREQTVNSLNNELLKKTTEMDEMRAKLESAEREKVERLEKLKDKENAFEAELAKMKACLEARLESSESEREQIISTLNISVTQLNAELLKKTTELDEMRAKLESGEREKEEMLEIMRARKSAFEAELTNLKVSLETRLEASEKERDQNISALNAELLNKTAEVDEIRAKLESGQREKEEMLEKMKERESSFEAERTNLKVSLETRLETSEMERDQNISALNAELLKKKAEMDELRTKLESEEREKEEMLEKLKHKENAFEAELAKMKACLEARLETSESEREQIISTLNISVTQLNAEFLKKTTELDEMKAKLESGQREKEEMLEKIKERESSFEAELTNLKVSLETRLETLENERNQNISALNAELLKKGAEVDEMRAKLESEEREKEEMLEKLKERESSFEAELTNLKVSLETKLETLENERNQNISALNAELVKQTTEVDEIKAKLESEEREKEEMLEKIKGKECAFEAELAKMKACLEARLETSESEREQIISTLNISVTQLNAELLKKTTELDEMRAKLESGEREKEEMLEKIRERESAFEAELTNLKVSLETRLEASEKERDQNISALNAELVKKTAETDELRAKLESGEREKEEILEKFKERETSFEAELTNLKVSLETRLETSEMERDQNISALNAELLKKTAEMDELRAKLESEEREKNEMLEKLKHKENAFEAELAKMKACLEARLEFTESEKEQTISALNTELLKKTAEVDEIRAKFESGQRENEEMLEKIKERECAFEAELTKIKESLETRLEMLENESDQNISALNSELLKKTTEIDEMRAKLESAERKKEEMLEKLKDKENAFEAELAKMKACLEARLETSESEREQIISTLNINVTQLNAELLEKTTELDEMRAKLESGEREKKEMLEKMRERECSFEAELTNLKVSLETRLETLENERNQNISALNAELLKKGAEVDEIRGKLESEEIEKNEMLENFKERETSFEAELTKMKVSLEARLETTESEKEQTISALNAELLKKTAEVDEIRGKLESGQKEKEEMLVKIRESENTFEAELTNLKVSLETRLETLENERNQNISALNAELLKKKAEMDEMRAKLESEEREKEEMLEKLKDKENAFEAELAKMKACLEARLETSESEREQIISTLNISVTQLNAELLKKTTELDEMRAKLESGEREKEEMLEKMKERESRFEAELTNLKVSLETRLETLENERNQNISALNAELLKKTAEVDEIRGKLESEKREKNKMLENFKERETSFEAELTKMKVYLEARLETTESEKEQTISALNTELLKKTAEVDEIRGKLESGQKEKKEMLVKMRESENTFEAEVTNLKVSLETRLETLENERNQNISALNAELLKKAAEVDEMRAKLESEEREKEEILEKFKERETSFDAELTNLKVSLEARLETTESEKEQTISALNAELLKTAMELDEMRAKSESEEREKNKMLEKFKERETSFAEELTNLKVSLEARMETTESEKEQTISALNAKLLKKTTEFDELREKLSDEKRESLEMLQERQIRFETELANLQACLEVAESQKEEMTKKLEVEVASRMEELHHLQEKLNEVERAREEESKNERNRLTQMENELESLRETLDANKEEQKAGLQAKDALENLWRGIQNLTTPGEAEVEISIPIDPAQFLKVLPVLEARLSNLTDEQQESQACMSQITLTLQSVQGQLDKSTAEREKAVARIQELEQQLLTVQVTGESLRDHVTDLSVRDLDRTHQDNSGDAHSSEYKFQSDRVLFLEQQLADREKELFDLKEKLSLTTGKTTSEEERADSQSREDIACLHDNSTALSEVLEGTKEEEMTLVAVDTSVLSVSAGNESSPEVIAPQPVSPGESKGTSSDEMVTSSDSEVAHSSWTLLEAVNQDGTQEWAPQIQDFASLRLSTQSWEETREKHVASTSCLVDIESPSLVIRETVQIRLGQQEGSLLNTDSNTGQAFAQVLAVEIQKRYSELLGELQQFKDTALQSQERVFQLEEELKSLTDSKNEVQCKAHIYEKELIEVKALFEREKIDRQNVAEQFENLQEEAFSIDDKMKALQASLDEVHQRRVDQEGQARMLAAQLEDRELTSSELEQKLVDMEGRLVQVSHQADIAKAALIDRTTDLEGLQKCLSQKDQEMMELNESMTAKLLQAGEERFTMSSEVKKLKEQVHELEIVRDYQQKILEDKTSECEELVALRKENDDLNTQMAALKKNGEQVKRKLQAALIQRKELIKKVADFEKEAEIKEEKERDGTEEITLQLKNEIKEKEREIQRLYVLLQETRDDLNIKEETLTSLKQKICKQDQALTESRAEIEHLTERYVQLNEQQMSQMAEDRNRLLSQIASMESDIEILHKKLQESTDAHEDTVVKAQENDRHHFEQMKQQKEEYSDLFERLQTEKREKNGLLNRIVELEGLLQSKNDTDKVNSVNVEENVGSATQNLEKPETNDWVDFTSAETKTQQHKPGEQSQQPVVKDHGDIINGLQEELRVEQAARAELEVRLQESQSSQSLTDSKFKELCKELEVLREKEGQIDALTDEMEALREKCQRAEANAEKLKVEVDEAWEAAKRSISDAESPVKALQSEVEEFKQFLKHKNDEIVDLSQQLSEQSSLLLKMQETVLEKDQLIASLQEGLKAEQDEVKKLEAEMPQRDEEEKDNSAKLQQLQRKLQAALVSRKEALKQKQLLKEEQTAAEKIKLELQQKLELIEVELNKSREEREKLIEEVDRTLLENQSLHASCESLKLVMEGVLNEKDACKRQAESAKEESEQVCRQLEEKVQSMKEEYESLLKSYENVSDEAERVRRVLEAARQERQELAAKARAHEAARHEAERLAEEAMKEVDVVKEKMRKFAKVKHQKIMDLEEDNERLREQEEKKLTKHTDTELKQDLESVKQELETLKTNYNIVLGENNFLEHEAEELRLRLAEDIDKKGSENLDTCSVETIKEVKIFTQQRSPDLIEIQEYQSDSIALEANPTEPLESIGTALEQMMQSNVEMTAQTEERLKELKTSLKTAENKIRELEAALEVHMESRNKQESMLNAELASFKQQLQESSEREGLQKEELYKKETQLQELRASLETERDDLEERLMNQLAQLNGSIAGYQQEASDSRYRLTDMQRELERLERERAELEAEVASERDQAARMEEDMRQAQRERAEAEAEAGKQRELEQKLKSAQRFKDGSQNRTRQLEELLREKQMEVRQLQKDCIEYQERISELGKYVKSLTLGRDEVSAELDAARLEIVKIMQDRTSIASELSMCKGKLDMALEEAKQAQADKIAAEQMVQRKEAELKADAEHTLDEVRYRLGAELKQMELRLEKSYREREREEEATLEARSITEAADRHSQKMQARLDEALARLAAFSRSMSSLQDDRDRVLDEAKQWESRFHSELQEKEADVREAETRAKDLAERLQRETTQKGELQSLLERMQKVEENLQLELSEAEKKHNDSFAALEKERGDLQQNLALVETNLTQTRSQLTTLETEAEGLRHRTKALEEAVDKLQSDANEARAVIKERETEERRLCLRLEQLETDLASSKNLTDTLQAALDEKEKREMELLGEKEQAVTQAVEEARKDADVRAEMAEKELKKKREELRSLEERLRKAEEDTFQSRAQLESFTKAMGSLQDDRDRVLSQYKQLEERHLQVMMDKDSLIQEAAGENNGLKEEIRALLSQRDDLNAENAKLAAQLHGYRNDLKQVLAMKDSQHKQILATQVERISFLEREKEDLESQIQALIKDVAQGKIPPLEQEILSQASEGIVRADKQDAPGAEVVKLREQLQAARKHIATLEETLELEKETQAVHSKELKELRWEGVLRTEAETAEERVAELARDLLMMEQQLLEEREAASQLRAQNQSFGQAMASLQDARDQAVNEAKELRLRLYEVNQTGHPASPPSGSKGEVWSLKNALSALQNDRERMLEQLHLQRSELDRLGSGELSRLTQALVDERRRAGEQEEKIMAEMRHRDAQMDRYMQELEMLRLEKMDWQSQAELLKQQTLTTLSERDQQVRHLTAMLEEARTLKLRLEHTQRQGSLAVDAAPGGPLEHNEGYKAECIELQRRLDEESEQRLRVEEQLIAAQDRLKRYTHGEWQTASDAMMSETAVLIEPPEGAVTRTRSGGPGLLRMLRVAFCSRQRTPLLVSLYLLTVHVLLLLCMGGYL